Proteins co-encoded in one Chitinophagales bacterium genomic window:
- a CDS encoding aldehyde dehydrogenase family protein, which yields MPSLTSTAISTDFLTKLGITDLNSGVSTGQEWIEGGGDVIASYSPVDGELIAKVSTATREDYDKVIEKAQAAFKTWRMMPAPKRGEIVRQYGEKLRQYKDELGRLVSYEMGKSLQEGWGEVQEMIDICDFAVGLSRQLYGLTIHSERPKHRMYEQWHPLGVVAIISAFNFPVAVWAWNSALAWICGDVCVWKPSEKAPISAIACMNIMAEVLKENDLPEGINCLVVGDYKVGEMMTTDPRVPLVSATGSVRMGKIVGQTVAARLGRSLLELGGNNAIIVTEDADLNLTLIGTVFGAVGTCGQRCTSTRRLIVHESLYDTVKEKLANAYQQIRIGNPLDENNHVGPLIDHDAVKSYLHTIGEIKKAGGTMLVEGGVLEGEGYESGCYVKPCIAEVAEQYDIVKHETFAPILYLLRYSTIEEAIAMQNDVPQGLSSAIMTTNLRSAERFLSHEGSDCGIANVNIGTSGAEIGGAFGGEKDTGGGRESGSDSWRAYMRRQTNTINYSTQLPLAQGISFDF from the coding sequence ATGCCGAGCTTGACTAGTACAGCTATTTCAACGGATTTTTTGACAAAATTAGGAATAACCGACTTAAATTCTGGAGTTTCAACAGGACAAGAATGGATAGAAGGAGGTGGAGATGTGATTGCTTCTTATTCGCCTGTGGACGGTGAATTGATTGCAAAAGTAAGCACTGCTACCCGTGAGGACTACGACAAAGTAATCGAAAAGGCACAAGCTGCCTTCAAAACTTGGCGCATGATGCCTGCTCCAAAAAGAGGCGAAATCGTGAGACAATACGGCGAAAAATTGCGTCAATACAAGGATGAATTGGGTAGATTGGTATCTTACGAAATGGGCAAAAGCCTGCAAGAAGGTTGGGGGGAAGTACAAGAAATGATTGACATCTGCGACTTTGCAGTGGGTTTGTCGCGTCAATTGTATGGCTTGACGATTCACTCCGAAAGACCCAAACACAGAATGTACGAACAATGGCATCCTTTGGGTGTAGTGGCCATTATTTCTGCCTTCAATTTCCCTGTGGCAGTATGGGCATGGAATTCGGCTTTGGCTTGGATCTGTGGTGATGTGTGCGTGTGGAAACCCTCCGAAAAAGCTCCAATTTCTGCAATCGCTTGTATGAACATCATGGCGGAAGTATTGAAGGAAAACGATTTGCCAGAAGGTATCAATTGTTTGGTAGTGGGCGACTACAAAGTGGGTGAAATGATGACGACAGACCCTCGTGTGCCTTTGGTTTCTGCAACGGGTTCGGTGAGGATGGGCAAAATCGTGGGTCAAACCGTAGCGGCAAGATTGGGACGCAGTTTGTTGGAGTTGGGCGGCAACAATGCGATTATTGTGACAGAAGATGCCGACCTCAATTTGACGCTTATCGGAACTGTTTTTGGTGCAGTTGGTACTTGCGGGCAGCGTTGTACTTCTACCCGTCGCTTGATTGTGCATGAAAGTCTGTACGATACGGTGAAAGAAAAATTGGCGAATGCGTACCAACAAATTCGTATTGGCAACCCATTGGATGAAAACAACCATGTGGGGCCTTTGATTGACCACGATGCAGTGAAAAGTTACCTGCATACGATTGGTGAAATCAAAAAAGCAGGCGGCACTATGCTTGTGGAAGGGGGCGTTTTGGAAGGTGAAGGGTATGAATCGGGCTGCTATGTAAAACCTTGTATTGCAGAAGTAGCTGAACAATATGATATTGTGAAACACGAAACGTTTGCGCCGATTTTATACTTATTGAGGTACAGTACGATTGAAGAAGCGATTGCGATGCAAAATGATGTGCCTCAAGGTTTGTCTTCTGCTATTATGACCACCAACTTGAGAAGTGCGGAGCGTTTTTTGTCACATGAGGGTTCTGATTGTGGGATTGCGAATGTGAATATCGGTACTTCGGGTGCTGAAATTGGCGGTGCTTTTGGTGGTGAAAAAGACACAGGAGGCGGACGTGAATCGGGTTCTGATTCTTGGAGGGCGTATATGCGTCGTCAAACAAACACGATTAATTACAGCACGCAGTTGCCTTTGGCACAGGGGATTAGTTTTGATTTTTAA
- a CDS encoding gliding motility-associated C-terminal domain-containing protein, producing MYFRLLLFICLSLFFFPSNSFAQIRQNIYGGTGNENINSILPTNNGFMLAGSTTSSGAGQADVLVMEMDNNGNIVWANTYGGINDDTAYDITVTNDGGYAVVGSSKSITPFNEQIYVLKIKADGSIVWQKFIGNDNSTEKAYAILQVSANGYLLGGSLQSNNNPPNAWVGKLRWDGQTLLWSKALGSTGFEAIYDLQEKADGTIVASGVESSFTGNGENMLVLDIDEANNGTLLRALSIGSANRDIAYRNILTSDGGYLLYGKTLSCGGSTFNEVVVKLDDTGALSWTKTLGPANEDVIVDMVEMLNSDYVFASSVKNGSHLDLQLTQTDVQGNVLNAYRYGSTGNESVKVPESAKKMVLMGTSILMATTTNGFTANAEDLYLLQTDLQSIDDCNSEVLNISSSNCTFSNTAINPNFSNVPLPILQDILISPQSAIFQSKSVCCDLEAEATQNQLTVCEGESVGLSVEVLNATGDLTYEWLPNNDLDDASAAMPQASPMVNGTYSVTVTDGAGCTATASMMVDVLGRPMPDLGDPIDECEGTDVVLTAGGVFAGYLWQDGSQTATFTATVSGTYAVTVSNADGCTAMDEVEVNFAAMVNPTIDLGPDTLTICEGENTVLDAGNGFESYLWSDASTVSQLTVNQAGTYSVTVFTDCGSGSDSIVIELETCENPEPNNPQRVIVPTAFSPNGDGVNDQILPVLNQGVELIKFAIYNRSGEPVFETSNPLEGWDGIFKNDKQNVGVYPYYLEAVDRNDQDKPLLVRGNITLIW from the coding sequence ATGTACTTTAGATTATTACTTTTTATTTGTTTAAGCCTATTTTTTTTTCCCTCTAACTCCTTCGCCCAAATCCGCCAAAACATCTACGGTGGTACTGGCAATGAAAATATCAATTCTATCCTGCCGACTAACAATGGTTTCATGTTGGCTGGCTCGACAACAAGTAGCGGAGCTGGACAGGCAGATGTATTGGTGATGGAAATGGACAACAATGGCAATATAGTGTGGGCAAATACTTATGGCGGAATCAATGATGATACAGCCTACGATATCACAGTTACCAACGATGGAGGTTATGCGGTTGTAGGTAGTTCAAAAAGTATTACTCCTTTCAATGAGCAAATTTATGTGTTGAAAATCAAAGCGGATGGTAGTATTGTTTGGCAAAAATTTATCGGTAATGACAATAGTACCGAAAAGGCTTATGCTATTTTGCAGGTCTCTGCTAATGGGTATTTGTTAGGAGGTTCATTGCAGAGCAACAACAACCCACCAAATGCTTGGGTAGGTAAACTTCGATGGGATGGACAGACTCTTTTGTGGTCTAAAGCATTGGGCAGCACAGGTTTTGAGGCTATTTATGATTTGCAGGAAAAAGCAGACGGGACAATCGTGGCTTCTGGTGTTGAATCGAGTTTTACAGGCAATGGCGAGAACATGCTGGTGCTGGACATTGATGAAGCCAACAATGGTACTTTGCTGCGTGCCTTGTCAATTGGGAGTGCTAATCGAGACATTGCATATCGAAATATTTTGACGAGTGATGGAGGTTATTTGTTGTACGGAAAAACGCTAAGCTGTGGAGGCTCAACCTTCAATGAAGTAGTCGTAAAATTGGATGATACAGGAGCGTTGTCATGGACAAAAACGCTGGGACCAGCCAATGAGGATGTGATTGTAGATATGGTAGAAATGCTAAATAGCGATTATGTATTTGCTTCTTCAGTTAAAAATGGCAGTCACCTTGACCTTCAATTAACTCAAACAGATGTACAGGGAAATGTATTGAATGCATATAGGTACGGCAGTACAGGTAATGAATCGGTGAAAGTTCCTGAATCTGCTAAAAAAATGGTTCTGATGGGTACAAGTATTTTGATGGCTACAACTACCAATGGTTTTACTGCAAATGCAGAAGATCTATACCTTTTACAAACAGACCTTCAAAGCATAGATGACTGCAATTCAGAAGTCCTCAATATCAGTAGTTCAAATTGTACATTCAGCAATACAGCTATCAATCCGAATTTTAGCAATGTACCGCTTCCTATTCTTCAAGATATTCTCATTTCACCTCAATCAGCAATTTTTCAGTCAAAGTCTGTTTGCTGCGATTTGGAGGCAGAGGCAACTCAAAATCAATTGACCGTATGTGAAGGTGAAAGTGTTGGTTTGAGTGTAGAGGTTCTCAATGCAACGGGTGATCTCACGTATGAATGGTTGCCAAATAATGACTTAGATGATGCTTCGGCTGCAATGCCACAAGCAAGCCCAATGGTAAACGGCACTTACTCTGTGACGGTTACAGACGGTGCGGGTTGTACAGCTACGGCTTCCATGATGGTAGATGTTTTGGGAAGGCCAATGCCTGATTTGGGCGACCCTATTGACGAATGTGAAGGAACAGATGTTGTATTGACTGCTGGCGGCGTTTTTGCAGGTTATTTGTGGCAAGATGGTTCTCAAACTGCTACTTTTACTGCAACGGTTTCTGGTACTTATGCTGTAACGGTAAGCAATGCAGATGGTTGTACGGCAATGGATGAGGTGGAAGTAAATTTTGCTGCAATGGTCAACCCTACAATTGACTTGGGACCCGATACTTTGACGATTTGCGAAGGCGAAAATACGGTTTTGGATGCAGGAAATGGTTTTGAATCGTATCTGTGGTCGGACGCTTCTACGGTTAGTCAATTGACGGTCAATCAAGCAGGTACATACTCCGTTACCGTTTTTACCGATTGTGGCAGTGGCAGTGATTCGATTGTCATCGAATTAGAAACCTGCGAAAACCCTGAACCCAATAACCCACAACGTGTCATTGTACCAACGGCTTTCTCTCCAAATGGGGATGGAGTGAATGACCAAATTCTTCCTGTATTGAATCAAGGTGTGGAATTGATTAAATTTGCAATTTACAACCGTTCGGGTGAGCCTGTATTTGAAACCTCCAATCCTCTGGAAGGATGGGATGGGATATTTAAAAATGACAAACAAAATGTGGGCGTGTATCCCTACTACTTGGAAGCAGTGGATAGAAATGATCAGGATAAACCTTTGTTGGTGAGAGGAAATATAACTTTAATTTGGTAG
- a CDS encoding HipA family kinase, with translation MIPKKETAYLIEEIPTDGHSPLKFICTDREIYFCKYRVSPKKIEIDCLVYEAICSILLRKLEIPTPNIAFVEVKAGSYNKEDLIKNKLYTQPGIICFGSKELPNAQLVTELDKISKTEDFEKFENPKDLIRVAIFDLWVGNTDRGKGGSNFAPGRSNNYNLLTMPFGNKKQIIAFDHGFAFDGEHGLGIFNEKFLPDIKGKLFGTQFFNDILSYITLEERRQIAIAFIEKIQKMDVDAVVSSVYSQLPVDWKRIEGLKDKIIAYLSSGERLEVLIRIVNEQIIGSI, from the coding sequence ATGATACCTAAAAAAGAAACTGCCTATTTGATTGAAGAAATACCGACTGACGGACACAGCCCATTGAAGTTTATATGTACAGACCGTGAAATATATTTTTGCAAATACCGAGTTTCTCCAAAAAAAATCGAAATTGATTGTTTGGTGTATGAAGCAATTTGTAGTATCCTATTACGCAAATTGGAGATTCCTACACCAAACATCGCTTTCGTTGAAGTCAAAGCAGGTTCTTATAACAAAGAGGATTTAATAAAAAACAAATTATATACACAACCTGGTATTATTTGTTTTGGCTCTAAGGAACTTCCCAATGCTCAATTGGTTACAGAGTTAGACAAAATCTCAAAAACAGAAGATTTTGAAAAATTTGAAAACCCGAAAGATTTAATACGGGTTGCTATTTTTGATTTATGGGTAGGCAATACAGATAGGGGAAAAGGCGGAAGCAACTTTGCACCTGGGCGATCCAATAATTATAATTTATTGACAATGCCTTTTGGAAATAAAAAGCAAATCATTGCCTTTGACCACGGTTTTGCTTTTGATGGAGAACACGGACTTGGAATTTTTAACGAAAAATTCTTGCCAGATATAAAGGGCAAGCTATTTGGGACTCAATTTTTTAATGATATATTGAGTTACATAACTTTAGAGGAAAGAAGACAAATAGCAATAGCATTTATTGAAAAGATACAAAAAATGGATGTAGATGCTGTTGTTTCTTCAGTTTATAGTCAATTACCTGTTGATTGGAAACGTATTGAAGGCTTGAAAGACAAAATAATAGCATATCTTTCGAGTGGTGAGAGATTAGAGGTTTTAATAAGGATTGTTAATGAACAAATTATAGGTAGTATATGA
- the trkA gene encoding Trk system potassium transporter TrkA — translation MKIIIAGAGDMGFHLARLLASESQDIILIDTNQQVLDYAQSHLDVFVLKGNITSIKTLQEAEVHRADLLVAVTSSEENNLIGAILGKKMGAKMTLARVDHEEYTLPEHVGTFEQLGIDALISPRKLAAKEISRLINRAALTDVFEFEQGKLFLIGITLDSNSPIINLSVLETAHLNPDLVFQPIAVLREQKTIIPRSNTVFQVNDHVYFITQKKYIDTILQVTGKEPISVKRVMILGGGITGRLTASMLEDKYQVILVENNQEKCYNLAERLPKTLVIYGDGRDVQLLEEEGLEGMDAFIAVTPNSETNIITSLIAKKHGVKRTIALVENIEYIHLSQNIGVDTLINRKLIAANNIFRYIRRGQIEDITSLHGVDAEVIEFVVKKNSAVTKKEIKNLSFPENALIGGVIRGNESHIPRGDFRIAEGDKVVVFAMPNAISTIERLFN, via the coding sequence ATGAAAATCATTATTGCAGGTGCTGGAGACATGGGTTTTCACCTTGCACGTTTGTTGGCGAGTGAATCGCAAGATATTATATTGATAGATACCAATCAACAAGTATTGGATTACGCACAATCACATTTGGATGTTTTTGTTCTAAAGGGAAACATCACTTCCATTAAAACCCTACAAGAAGCCGAAGTACATCGAGCGGACTTATTGGTAGCTGTCACTTCATCGGAGGAAAACAATTTGATTGGAGCCATTCTTGGTAAAAAAATGGGCGCAAAAATGACCCTAGCCAGAGTAGATCATGAAGAATATACCTTGCCAGAGCATGTTGGAACTTTTGAACAACTTGGTATCGATGCGCTTATTTCTCCTCGAAAATTGGCTGCAAAGGAAATCTCAAGACTTATCAATCGAGCTGCATTGACCGATGTTTTTGAGTTTGAGCAAGGTAAATTGTTTTTGATTGGAATTACCCTCGATAGCAATTCTCCTATCATCAATCTTTCTGTTTTGGAAACGGCACACCTCAATCCCGACTTGGTATTTCAGCCTATTGCAGTTCTTCGTGAGCAAAAAACCATCATTCCAAGAAGCAATACGGTTTTTCAGGTGAATGATCATGTTTACTTTATTACACAGAAAAAATACATTGATACCATCCTGCAAGTAACGGGAAAAGAACCTATTTCGGTCAAAAGAGTGATGATATTGGGTGGCGGAATCACTGGGCGATTGACTGCTTCAATGCTTGAAGATAAGTATCAGGTGATTTTGGTGGAAAACAATCAGGAAAAATGCTACAATTTGGCAGAAAGACTCCCTAAAACATTGGTGATTTATGGTGATGGCAGGGATGTGCAACTTCTTGAAGAAGAAGGATTAGAAGGAATGGATGCCTTTATTGCAGTGACACCAAACTCTGAAACCAACATCATCACCAGCCTAATTGCAAAAAAACATGGCGTAAAACGTACGATTGCTTTGGTCGAAAACATCGAATACATTCACCTCTCCCAAAACATTGGGGTGGACACTTTGATTAACCGCAAATTGATTGCTGCCAACAATATTTTCCGCTACATCAGAAGGGGGCAAATTGAAGACATTACAAGCTTGCATGGTGTAGATGCAGAAGTAATTGAATTTGTGGTGAAAAAAAATTCAGCTGTCACCAAAAAAGAAATCAAAAACTTGTCATTTCCTGAAAATGCCCTGATTGGTGGGGTGATTAGGGGTAATGAAAGTCATATTCCAAGAGGTGATTTTCGCATTGCTGAAGGAGATAAAGTAGTTGTTTTTGCAATGCCCAACGCTATCAGTACCATTGAACGGCTATTCAATTGA
- a CDS encoding Dabb family protein, with product MMKNSILSFFLVVCLFSSCRQVPDSNLQTELEGLQTQLQQKTTDLANLRKEMSSIVSAQQTPLVHLVFLKVKDDISAEDKTALMNTLKRLADIAEVKNLHVGDFEDLGDERALSDYDVVMQMGFQTKEDYQKYQADERHIQAKAAMKPFLAGPPATYDFVVE from the coding sequence ATGATGAAAAACTCCATTCTCTCCTTTTTTCTTGTTGTTTGTTTGTTTTCCAGTTGTCGGCAAGTACCCGACTCCAATTTGCAAACCGAATTAGAGGGTTTACAAACCCAGTTACAACAAAAAACGACTGATTTGGCCAATCTTCGAAAAGAAATGTCATCCATCGTTTCGGCACAACAAACGCCATTGGTTCACCTTGTATTTTTGAAGGTAAAAGACGATATTTCGGCAGAAGATAAAACTGCTTTGATGAACACATTGAAGAGGTTAGCCGACATTGCAGAAGTGAAAAATTTGCATGTAGGAGATTTCGAAGATTTGGGCGATGAAAGGGCTTTATCGGATTATGATGTGGTAATGCAAATGGGTTTTCAAACGAAAGAGGATTACCAAAAATACCAAGCAGATGAGCGACATATCCAAGCCAAAGCAGCCATGAAGCCTTTTTTGGCAGGGCCGCCAGCGACCTATGATTTTGTGGTGGAATAG
- a CDS encoding potassium transporter TrkG: protein MINFRIIGNLLGVLLLIVGVLMLTALPFSFYFHSGDHYTLLISSGISIVIGGALWKFKENTNTPPNIRKREGYLVVTLGWVVMSLFGMLPYIISGSIPDVSDAFFETMSGFTTTGASILNDIEGMPKGILFWRSMTQWIGGMGIIVLTIAILPILGIGGMDLFVAEAPGPTSDKLHPRIKETAKRLWGIYVFLTFSLMLLLIAGRMSFYDAINHALTTMATGGFSTQNASIVNYSPFIQYVLVVFMFFAGTNFSLIYFGLKGAPKKIWESEEFRTYLFVSLLMTFLITLGAYSVREAPFEQVFRDVLFQVVSLITTTGFVSADYTSWAPYLTVICFALMFLGASAGSTSGGIKMIRHYVMVKNGMLEFKRLLHPRAIVPLTVNGKRLTPNIVTNVLVFLILYLNVFVISTIIMSMVGLDLPTSMGAVATTLGNVGPGIGTIGPMDNFSGVSSVGKWFLSFLMLVGRLELFTVLILFTPYFWRAN from the coding sequence ATGATAAACTTCCGAATTATAGGCAATTTGTTGGGTGTGTTGTTGCTAATTGTTGGGGTATTGATGCTTACTGCCCTTCCTTTTTCCTTTTATTTTCATAGCGGTGACCATTACACCCTGTTGATTTCCAGCGGCATTAGCATTGTAATTGGAGGCGCATTGTGGAAATTCAAAGAAAATACAAATACTCCTCCTAATATTCGCAAACGTGAAGGTTATTTGGTCGTGACCTTGGGATGGGTGGTGATGTCTCTATTTGGAATGTTGCCTTATATAATCAGTGGATCAATCCCAGATGTTAGCGATGCTTTTTTTGAAACCATGTCGGGGTTTACAACTACAGGGGCATCTATTTTAAACGACATTGAAGGGATGCCGAAAGGAATCCTTTTTTGGCGAAGTATGACGCAATGGATTGGAGGAATGGGGATTATCGTACTCACTATTGCTATTTTACCCATTTTGGGAATTGGTGGAATGGATTTGTTCGTTGCAGAAGCACCTGGGCCTACTTCCGATAAACTGCACCCTCGTATTAAAGAAACAGCAAAACGTTTGTGGGGAATTTACGTTTTTCTGACGTTTTCATTGATGCTCTTGCTCATTGCAGGAAGAATGTCTTTCTACGATGCCATCAACCATGCACTGACTACAATGGCCACTGGTGGTTTTTCTACCCAAAACGCCAGTATTGTTAACTACTCTCCTTTCATTCAATATGTTTTGGTAGTCTTTATGTTTTTTGCAGGCACCAACTTTTCCTTGATTTATTTTGGATTGAAGGGTGCGCCCAAAAAGATTTGGGAGAGCGAAGAGTTTAGAACCTATCTATTTGTTTCTCTACTCATGACTTTTCTCATCACCTTAGGCGCTTACAGTGTACGAGAAGCCCCTTTCGAGCAAGTTTTCCGAGATGTTTTATTTCAAGTTGTTTCTTTGATAACTACAACGGGTTTTGTATCAGCCGACTACACAAGCTGGGCACCTTATTTGACAGTTATTTGTTTCGCGTTGATGTTTTTAGGAGCATCTGCAGGTTCTACAAGTGGCGGTATCAAAATGATTCGACATTATGTGATGGTCAAAAACGGAATGCTTGAATTCAAACGTTTATTACATCCTCGTGCCATTGTTCCACTTACCGTCAATGGAAAACGATTGACGCCCAATATTGTCACCAATGTCTTGGTATTCTTGATATTGTACCTCAATGTATTTGTCATCAGTACTATCATTATGAGCATGGTAGGCTTGGACTTGCCTACTTCAATGGGTGCTGTTGCTACGACCTTAGGAAATGTAGGCCCTGGGATTGGTACGATTGGCCCGATGGATAATTTTAGTGGTGTATCATCGGTGGGCAAATGGTTTTTGTCGTTTTTGATGCTTGTTGGAAGATTGGAATTGTTCACCGTCTTGATTTTGTTCACGCCTTATTTTTGGAGGGCGAATTAG